The following are encoded together in the Flavobacterium sp. TR2 genome:
- the ric gene encoding iron-sulfur cluster repair di-iron protein yields the protein MKLTSKTTIGEIVADDFKTAAIFTKFHIDFCCKGHRTIEEVCKKRDIEENVLIEHLEKAGNSSANQSFNYKSWSADMIADYITKTHHRYVEEKSPTILEYLNKLCGDHGAIHPELHEIHTIFSKTYLDLTAHMKREELVVFPFIKKMKAAYSKGTELETPPFLSIEAPILTLKEDHITEVQHFRRIAALTNNYTPPVDSCNTYKVAFLMLEEFDKDLKKHIHLENNILFPKAIELEKTFEKVS from the coding sequence ATGAAACTAACAAGCAAAACCACAATTGGTGAAATCGTAGCAGATGATTTCAAAACAGCGGCCATTTTTACAAAATTCCATATCGACTTTTGCTGCAAAGGACATCGTACAATCGAAGAAGTCTGCAAAAAAAGAGATATTGAAGAAAACGTTCTTATCGAGCATCTTGAAAAAGCTGGAAATAGTTCTGCCAATCAGTCTTTTAATTACAAAAGCTGGTCGGCAGATATGATTGCAGATTATATTACTAAAACCCACCATCGATATGTGGAAGAAAAATCTCCTACCATTCTAGAATATTTAAATAAATTATGCGGTGACCATGGTGCAATACATCCTGAGCTTCATGAAATTCATACTATTTTTTCAAAAACGTATCTTGATCTGACGGCTCATATGAAAAGAGAAGAGTTGGTTGTTTTTCCTTTTATTAAAAAAATGAAAGCCGCGTATAGTAAAGGAACAGAACTGGAAACACCTCCTTTTTTATCTATTGAAGCCCCAATTTTAACCTTAAAAGAAGATCATATTACAGAAGTACAGCACTTTAGAAGAATTGCAGCTTTAACTAATAATTACACCCCTCCTGTTGACTCTTGCAACACTTACAAAGTAGCCTTTCTCATGCTAGAAGAATTTGACAAAGATTTAAAAAAGCACATTCATCTGGAAAATAATATTCTATTTCCAAAAGCAATAGAGCTTGAAAAAACATTTGAAAAAGTGTCTTAA
- the nadB gene encoding L-aspartate oxidase, with the protein MLKTDILIVGSGISGLFFAMKTAKKRPDLSIVIMTKETATNTNTTLAQGGIAVVTDLIKDSFNKHIHDTLRSGGGLCDKEIVNMVIKQAPERLRELIEIGASFDKNGKGQWDLGLEGGHSQHRILHHKDSSGQEIEQKLLKIIKKMPNIELLENHMVIDLNAETKKAKTTCAGAFFFEKKHNRIKYIRARTIVLSTGGCGQLFENTTNPKIATGDGLAIAARAGAEIVDMQYIQFHPTALFTGKENPLFLISEAVRGFGAHIVNDKKQRFLFKYDIRGELSTRDMVSSAISKELQISGKNHVYLDCRHLDPKAFSNQFPVITAHCNELGIRPEKDLIPVVPAAHYQCGGIRVDQNGVTSIPNLYAIGECARTGLHGKNRLASNSLLEAVVFAHQASENVDKTIAQFIFSSKILIPKFPKAHQADDYLSFEILKKELQKLVTSYYTSEERDANLAFQKIKELHNYAVSLTEKHEIMIPFIEFSNMVAASLLIIKQCKTEKNKPKC; encoded by the coding sequence ATGCTTAAAACAGATATACTTATCGTAGGTTCAGGTATTTCGGGATTATTTTTTGCTATGAAAACGGCAAAAAAACGCCCAGATTTATCAATTGTTATAATGACGAAAGAAACAGCCACAAATACCAATACAACATTGGCACAGGGCGGTATTGCTGTGGTAACCGACTTAATAAAAGACAGTTTTAATAAACATATCCATGATACGCTTCGTTCTGGAGGCGGTTTGTGCGATAAAGAAATTGTCAATATGGTGATTAAACAAGCTCCCGAAAGGCTTCGCGAATTGATCGAAATAGGCGCTTCTTTTGATAAAAATGGAAAAGGACAATGGGATTTAGGTTTGGAAGGCGGACATTCTCAGCATAGAATATTGCATCATAAAGACAGCTCCGGACAGGAAATCGAGCAGAAACTGCTCAAAATCATTAAAAAAATGCCCAATATTGAGCTCTTAGAAAATCATATGGTCATTGATTTAAACGCCGAAACAAAAAAAGCTAAAACTACTTGTGCCGGAGCTTTTTTCTTTGAAAAAAAACACAACCGAATTAAATACATTAGAGCGAGAACAATTGTCTTAAGCACTGGCGGCTGCGGACAGCTGTTTGAAAACACGACAAATCCTAAAATAGCGACAGGAGACGGATTGGCAATCGCAGCGCGTGCAGGTGCAGAAATTGTCGATATGCAATACATCCAGTTTCATCCAACAGCATTATTTACAGGAAAAGAAAATCCGCTGTTTTTAATATCAGAAGCCGTTAGAGGTTTTGGCGCTCATATTGTTAATGATAAAAAGCAAAGATTTTTATTTAAATATGACATTCGAGGAGAATTGTCTACACGCGATATGGTTTCAAGTGCTATTAGCAAAGAACTTCAAATAAGCGGAAAAAATCATGTTTATTTAGACTGCAGGCATTTAGATCCAAAAGCCTTCTCAAATCAATTTCCTGTCATAACAGCACATTGCAATGAACTAGGAATCAGGCCTGAGAAAGATTTAATTCCTGTTGTTCCTGCGGCACATTACCAATGCGGCGGCATACGGGTAGATCAAAATGGAGTCACATCAATACCAAATCTTTACGCTATTGGCGAATGTGCGAGAACAGGTCTTCATGGCAAAAACCGTTTGGCATCAAACTCACTCCTAGAAGCTGTAGTGTTTGCACATCAAGCTTCAGAAAATGTAGATAAAACTATTGCCCAATTTATTTTTTCATCCAAAATACTAATTCCGAAGTTTCCAAAAGCACATCAAGCCGATGATTATCTTTCGTTTGAAATACTTAAAAAGGAATTGCAAAAATTAGTCACTTCATATTACACTAGTGAAGAGCGCGACGCCAATTTGGCTTTTCAAAAAATAAAAGAGCTTCATAATTATGCTGTTTCACTCACTGAGAAACACGAAATAATGATTCCTTTTATTGAATTTTCAAATATGGTCGCTGCATCTCTACTTATCATTAAGCAGTGTAAGACTGAGAAAAATAAACCAAAATGCTGA
- the nadA gene encoding quinolinate synthase NadA, which produces MNKNFLVQEIIRLKKEKNAVILAHYYQDEEIQEIADFIGDSLELAKKAQNTSADIIVFAGVHFMAETAKILNPNKKVLLPDWNAGCSLADGCLPEDFKSFKKQHPDHIVVTYINCSAQIKAMSDLVCTSANAKKIIESIPAEQKIIFAPDENLGKYLQKETKRELVLWKGSCIVHEAFSLDKLIEIYTKNPTAKIAAHPESEEHILKAAHYIGSTSGIINFIKTDPTAVFIVATEAGILHELTKAVPDKTLIPAPATEDNTCACSECAFMKMNTLEKLYLCLKNEYPEMLVTEKLRTEALKPIQRMLELS; this is translated from the coding sequence ATGAACAAGAACTTTTTAGTACAGGAGATAATCCGATTAAAAAAAGAAAAAAATGCCGTTATTCTGGCTCATTATTATCAAGATGAGGAGATTCAGGAAATAGCAGATTTTATCGGAGATAGTCTTGAATTGGCAAAAAAAGCTCAAAATACAAGTGCTGATATCATTGTTTTTGCTGGCGTTCATTTTATGGCAGAAACAGCAAAAATCCTTAACCCAAACAAAAAAGTACTATTGCCCGATTGGAATGCAGGCTGCTCCCTAGCCGACGGTTGTCTGCCTGAAGATTTTAAATCTTTCAAAAAACAGCATCCAGATCATATTGTAGTCACTTATATCAACTGCTCTGCCCAAATAAAAGCGATGAGCGATTTGGTCTGCACTTCGGCAAATGCCAAAAAGATAATTGAGTCTATACCTGCAGAACAAAAAATCATATTTGCTCCAGATGAAAATTTAGGCAAATACCTCCAAAAAGAAACCAAACGCGAACTGGTCTTATGGAAAGGCTCTTGTATTGTGCATGAAGCCTTTTCATTAGACAAACTAATAGAAATATATACCAAAAATCCGACTGCAAAAATTGCAGCTCACCCTGAATCTGAAGAACATATTTTAAAAGCGGCACATTACATTGGCTCGACTTCGGGAATTATTAATTTCATTAAAACGGATCCTACTGCCGTTTTCATTGTGGCCACAGAAGCCGGTATCCTGCATGAGCTTACGAAAGCTGTACCTGATAAAACGCTGATTCCGGCTCCTGCCACAGAAGACAACACCTGTGCCTGCAGCGAATGTGCTTTTATGAAAATGAATACACTAGAAAAACTGTATTTGTGCCTTAAAAATGAATATCCCGAAATGCTGGTTACCGAAAAACTGAGGACAGAAGCCCTGAAACCTATACAAAGGATGCTCGAACTATCGTAA